A genomic region of Streptomyces sp. NBC_00247 contains the following coding sequences:
- the recD2 gene encoding SF1B family DNA helicase RecD2, giving the protein MPNTPTPPPNLAVLEGVLERITYANEENGYTVARVDTGRGGDLLTVVGSLLGAQPGESLRMEGRWASHQQYGKQFVVENYTTVLPATIQGIRRYLGSGLIKGIGPVMADRITTHFGTDTLDIIENAPKRLVEVPGLGPKRTKKIADAWEEQKAIKEVMIFLQSVGVSTSIAVRIYKKYEDASISVVKNQPYRLAADVWGIGFLTADRIAQAVGIPHDSPERVRAGLQYALSQSSDQGHCYLPEERLIADGVKLLQVDTGLVIDCLAELAADPEGVVREKVPGPEGGEPVTAVYLVPFHRAELSLAGQVRRLLRTPEDRMPAFGDVDWEKALQWLARRTGATLAPEQEAAVRLALSRKVAVLTGGPGCGKSFTVRSVVELARAKKAKVVLAAPTGRAAKRLSELTGAEASTVHRLLELKPGGDAAYDKDRPLDADLVVVDEASMLDLLLANKLVKAVAPGAHLLLVGDVDQLPSVGAGEVLRDLLAEGGPVPAVRLTRIFRQAQQSGVVTNAHRINSGQPPLTQGMDDFFLFVEDETEDAGVLAVDVAARRIPKKFGLDPRRDIQVLTPMHRGPAGAGHLNGLLQQVITPGRPELPEKRFGGRVFRVGDKVTQIRNNYEKGENGVFNGTVGVVTSLDTDEQRLTVRTDEDEEIGYDFDELDELAHAYAMTIHRSQGSEYPAVVVPVTTSAWMMLQRNLLYTAVTRAKKLVVLVGSRKAIGQAVRTVSAGRRCTALDFRLRGGAGGDSP; this is encoded by the coding sequence ATGCCCAACACGCCCACCCCGCCCCCCAACCTGGCAGTCCTCGAAGGGGTCCTGGAGCGGATCACCTACGCCAACGAGGAGAACGGCTACACCGTCGCCCGTGTCGACACCGGGCGCGGCGGAGATCTGCTGACCGTGGTGGGTTCACTGCTCGGCGCGCAGCCGGGGGAGTCGCTGCGGATGGAGGGCCGCTGGGCCTCCCACCAGCAGTACGGCAAGCAGTTCGTCGTGGAGAACTACACGACGGTCCTCCCCGCGACCATCCAGGGCATCCGCCGCTACCTCGGCTCCGGGCTGATCAAGGGCATTGGCCCGGTCATGGCCGACCGGATCACCACCCACTTCGGCACCGACACCCTCGACATCATCGAGAACGCGCCCAAGCGGCTCGTGGAGGTCCCCGGGCTCGGTCCCAAGCGTACGAAGAAGATCGCCGACGCATGGGAGGAACAGAAGGCGATCAAGGAGGTCATGATCTTCCTCCAGTCGGTCGGGGTCTCGACCTCGATCGCGGTGCGGATCTACAAGAAGTACGAGGACGCCTCGATCTCCGTCGTGAAGAACCAGCCCTACCGGCTGGCCGCCGACGTCTGGGGCATCGGCTTCCTGACCGCCGACCGGATCGCCCAGGCGGTCGGCATCCCGCACGACAGCCCGGAGCGGGTGCGCGCCGGACTCCAGTACGCCCTCTCCCAGTCCTCCGACCAGGGCCACTGCTACCTCCCCGAGGAGCGGCTGATCGCGGACGGGGTGAAGCTCCTCCAGGTGGACACCGGGCTGGTCATCGACTGCCTCGCCGAACTGGCTGCCGACCCGGAGGGCGTCGTACGGGAGAAGGTGCCGGGTCCGGAGGGCGGGGAGCCGGTGACGGCGGTGTACCTCGTCCCCTTCCACCGGGCGGAACTCTCCCTCGCCGGGCAGGTACGCCGACTGCTGCGTACCCCGGAAGACCGGATGCCCGCCTTCGGGGACGTGGACTGGGAGAAGGCGCTCCAGTGGCTGGCCCGGCGGACGGGCGCCACCCTCGCTCCCGAACAGGAGGCGGCGGTACGGCTCGCGCTGAGCCGGAAGGTGGCCGTACTGACCGGCGGGCCCGGGTGCGGCAAGTCGTTCACCGTGCGGTCCGTGGTCGAGCTGGCCCGCGCCAAGAAGGCGAAGGTCGTGCTGGCCGCTCCCACCGGGCGGGCCGCGAAGCGGCTCTCCGAGCTGACCGGCGCCGAGGCGTCCACCGTGCACCGCCTCCTCGAACTGAAGCCGGGCGGGGACGCCGCGTACGACAAGGACCGTCCGCTCGACGCCGATCTGGTGGTCGTGGACGAGGCGTCCATGCTCGATCTGCTGCTCGCCAACAAGCTCGTGAAAGCGGTGGCACCCGGTGCCCACCTCCTGCTCGTCGGCGACGTCGACCAGCTCCCCTCGGTCGGCGCGGGCGAGGTGCTGCGGGACCTGCTCGCCGAGGGCGGGCCCGTCCCGGCCGTCCGGCTGACCCGCATCTTCCGCCAGGCGCAGCAGTCCGGCGTGGTCACCAACGCCCACCGCATCAACTCCGGACAACCTCCGCTCACCCAGGGGATGGACGACTTCTTCCTCTTCGTGGAGGACGAGACGGAGGACGCCGGGGTGCTCGCCGTGGACGTCGCGGCACGCCGCATCCCGAAGAAGTTCGGCCTCGATCCGCGCCGCGACATCCAGGTGCTCACCCCGATGCACCGGGGACCGGCCGGCGCCGGGCACCTCAACGGACTGCTCCAACAGGTCATCACCCCGGGCCGCCCCGAACTGCCGGAGAAGCGGTTCGGTGGCCGGGTCTTCCGCGTCGGCGACAAGGTCACGCAGATCCGCAACAACTACGAGAAGGGCGAGAACGGCGTGTTCAACGGCACCGTCGGCGTCGTGACCTCGCTCGACACCGACGAGCAGCGGCTGACGGTGCGCACCGACGAGGACGAGGAGATCGGGTACGACTTCGACGAGTTGGACGAGCTGGCACACGCCTACGCCATGACGATCCACCGCTCCCAGGGCAGCGAGTACCCGGCGGTCGTCGTCCCCGTCACCACCAGCGCCTGGATGATGCTCCAGCGCAACCTGCTCTACACGGCGGTGACCCGGGCCAAGAAGCTCGTCGTCCTGGTCGGCTCCCGCAAGGCGATCGGGCAGGCGGTCCGCACGGTTTCCGCCGGAAGGCGCTGTACGGCGCTGGATTTCCGGCTCAGGGGAGGGGCGGGGGGAGACTCACCGTAA
- a CDS encoding citrate synthase has translation MSEHTNNAVVLRYGDDEYTYPVIDSTVGDKGFDIGKLRANTGLVTLDSGYGNTAAYKSGITYLDGEQGILRYRGYPIEQLAESSTFLEVAYTLINGELPKVDELSTFKNEITQHTLLHEDVKRFFDGFPRDAHPMAMLSSVVSALSTFYQDSHNPFDEEQRHLSTIRLLAKLPTIAAYAYKKSIGHPFVYPRNDLGYVENFLRMTFSVPAQEYELDPVVVSALDKLLILHADHEQNCSTSTVRLVGSSQANMFASISAGISALWGPLHGGANQSVLEMLEGIQANGGDVDAFIRKVKNKEDGVRLMGFGHRVYKSFDPRAKIIKAAAHDVLSALGKSDELLDIALKLEEHALSDEYFVSRNLYPNVDFYTGLIYRAMGFPTEMFTVLFALGRLPGWIAQWHEMIKEPGSRIGRPRQIYTGEVLRDFVPVEGR, from the coding sequence GTGAGCGAGCACACCAACAACGCTGTAGTACTGCGGTACGGCGATGACGAGTACACCTACCCGGTGATCGACAGCACCGTCGGCGACAAGGGCTTCGACATCGGGAAGCTGCGGGCCAACACCGGCCTCGTGACGCTGGACAGCGGTTACGGCAACACGGCCGCCTATAAATCCGGCATCACCTACCTCGACGGTGAGCAGGGCATCCTCCGCTACCGCGGGTACCCGATCGAGCAGCTCGCCGAGAGCTCGACCTTCCTTGAGGTCGCGTACACGCTGATCAACGGTGAGCTTCCGAAGGTCGACGAGCTGTCGACCTTCAAGAACGAGATCACCCAGCACACCCTGCTGCACGAGGACGTCAAGCGGTTCTTCGACGGCTTCCCGCGCGACGCCCACCCGATGGCCATGCTGTCCTCGGTCGTCAGCGCGCTGTCCACCTTCTACCAGGACAGCCACAACCCGTTCGACGAGGAGCAGCGTCACCTCTCGACGATCCGCCTGCTGGCGAAGCTCCCGACGATCGCGGCGTACGCGTACAAGAAGTCGATCGGTCACCCGTTCGTCTACCCGCGCAACGACCTCGGCTACGTCGAGAACTTCCTGCGGATGACCTTCTCGGTCCCGGCCCAGGAGTACGAGCTGGACCCGGTCGTCGTCTCGGCGCTGGACAAGCTGCTCATCCTGCACGCGGACCACGAGCAGAACTGTTCGACCTCCACCGTGCGTCTGGTCGGCTCCTCGCAGGCGAACATGTTCGCCTCGATCTCCGCGGGCATCTCCGCGCTGTGGGGCCCGCTGCACGGCGGCGCCAACCAGTCCGTGCTGGAGATGCTGGAAGGCATCCAGGCCAACGGCGGCGACGTCGACGCCTTCATCCGCAAGGTGAAGAACAAGGAGGACGGCGTCCGCCTGATGGGCTTCGGCCACCGGGTGTACAAGTCCTTCGACCCGCGCGCCAAGATCATCAAGGCTGCCGCGCACGACGTCCTGTCGGCCCTCGGCAAGTCCGACGAGCTGCTCGACATCGCGCTCAAGCTGGAGGAGCACGCGCTCTCCGACGAGTACTTCGTCTCGCGCAACCTCTACCCCAACGTGGACTTCTACACCGGTCTCATCTACCGCGCCATGGGCTTCCCGACCGAGATGTTCACCGTGCTCTTCGCGCTCGGCCGCCTCCCCGGCTGGATCGCCCAGTGGCACGAGATGATCAAGGAGCCGGGATCGCGCATCGGCCGCCCGCGCCAGATCTACACGGGTGAGGTCCTCCGCGACTTCGTCCCGGTCGAGGGCCGCTGA